Part of the Sphingobacterium sp. LZ7M1 genome, ATCTTTAACTGTTGAAGTGATTTATGGAACATCAGTTTCCCTTCTTGCAGATAAATGATTTGGGAAACTAAATCGTCCAGGTCACTGAGCACATGTGAACTGATAATGATCAGTTTATTTTCATTCATGACCTTCTGGATCTTACTTTTCAATATTTCGGAGGAAAGAGGATCTAGTCCGGCCGTCGGTTCGTCTAAGATCAAGGCCTTTGGATTAAATAGAAATGCCAAACATGCACTGACTTTTTGCCTAGTCCCTCCAGACAGCGTGCCCATACGTTTATCCAACAATGCTGGTAAGTTAAACGCGTGGTATAAGTCTAGATCTAACTGATCTTCTGGCATCTTTCGAATATCTTTCATCATATCCAATACCTGACCTATGCTCATATTCTCTGGATATTGTCCAATCTGTGGCATATAGCCGATCTCTTTTCGGTAAGAATATTTGTTTTGGATATTCTCGCCGTCAAATTTGATGATCCCAGCACTCGGCACCACCATCCCCAAAACAGATTTGATTAGCGTGGTTTTTCCACTTCCGTTTGGACCGATCAAGGCGACACACTCCCCTCCATTCAAGGTAAGGTTAATGTCTTTCAGCACCTTAAACTTGCCAAAGTCTTTGAAAATATGTTGGATTTCGATCATAATTAAACTGATTTCATACGTGGTTTCTCATCTTTTAACCCTTCTGGGGTCAAACTTGGCAAAAGCTTCTCGGTACGATCAAACAACGTCACCATAAAACTTCTAAAAAGCAACATGGCAGATGGATAGCGCTCGACCAACATGGAAAATAAACTTACTGGGCGGAAAGGAATATCCCCAATCCCATCCTTATCCAGATCATAGCCTTCATATTTATCCCAATAATTATTTTCAAAATTGTTAAGGGTCAACGTTCCATTGGTTGCCACATCAAATGTGTTTTGCAAGAAATTATTATTCTTAAAATCATTGTCCATACAACTCGCCTGGATTTTTACGCTCCATCCATTTCCTTGAAAAAGGTTGTTCTCGATTTGGATCCTATTGGAACCTTCCATAAAAATTCCGGCGGTATTGCGATCAAATGTATTGTTGATTATTTTACTGTCTGATATATCTTTTAGGAGCAGACCATAAGCGGAATCCCCCCAGTTTTCTTCAAATTTATTGTTCTCCATATGTACATTCTTGGTGTACATAACGGCCACTCCGGCACCATTTGCCCGGAATATGTTTTCTATATAGCTGTTGTCATGTGAAAACATGAAATGCAGGCCATATCTCAGGTTGCCTTCTGAGCGGTTTTTGTTGACATGGGTATGGGTTACAAATTCTAGATAGATGCCATCCCGATGTCCTAAGATCTCATTGTTCTCAATGAGTAGGCTGTCCGATTTCCAACCATGGATACCGTTGCCAATCAATTGTTCGGCCGTTCCATAAGCCTGGATCTTGTTACCCCTGATCTCCAGATGTTTGGAGTTTTGGGAATAGACCCCAAAGAAATTATCATCCAATACATTGTTGATAATGTTGACATGATGGGTATTGTAGATTTTTATTCCCGCCACATCATTAATGGAGGAATGTCCAGAGCCCTTGATCCTAAATCCTTGAATATTGACAAAGGGTGATTTTACGGAGATTGGCTCATGTTTTTTATCTCCATCCAATGTCGGCATACCCTCACCGATCAGGCTGATAGCTTTGTCGATGATAATATTTCCCTCCTTATAGGTTCCAGATTGAACCAGTACGGTATCGCCTTTTTTTGCCAGGGCAATCCCTTGTTTTATGGATGTCACCGAATGATTTTTGCCTACTCTAATGGTAGTGGCATGAGACATGCCACCTACCATAAATAAACAAATCAACGCACTAAATATCTTCCAAACTGATCTTCCCATGATGCAGGTTTTATTTCCAAAGGTCTTCCCAACTAAGGGCGGTACCTCCTAATTCAGCTTTTGTCTTTTCCAGATCCTCTGTCTTTTCAAAGGCTGCAATATTTCCACGCATAGGGCTTTTCAGCTCTTCGCTTTTCAAATAGAACATCTTGTCTGCTGGCAACAATTTATTACTGCTATAATCCGGTAAAAAATAGGCTGCAACCTCTTCCTTTTTCACGTTGCTTTCCTTCACAAAGGAAATCATGCATTGTACATCGTCGAAATTGTAAACTCGACCTTTTTTAGTCTGCAACTGTGTGCCAAATCGAGCATCGCTAATAGTCATTTTGCAATAAGCACATTGGTCAGAGCCATATTTTATGGGCTTTGGTTCACTATTGCCTTGACATGCTTGCAATCCAAACATGATCAGAAGGACACTGCTCAAGCAGATAAGAAATATCTTAGTTCTGTTCATTTTTAAGTTTTTTAGAAGTTTTCGTTTTGCGCCATTCTTGAATGACACAAAAAGCCAAAATAATTCCGCAAAGGATAAAAATCCAACCACCAATATCGGGAACGGAATAAGCTCCGAAATTCAACAGCTTTTTATAGCCGATCAATGGAGGAGTATAGGACATTCCTGGTACTTTGATCGGTGCATTCGGGTCAA contains:
- a CDS encoding nitrous oxide reductase accessory protein NosL; translation: MNRTKIFLICLSSVLLIMFGLQACQGNSEPKPIKYGSDQCAYCKMTISDARFGTQLQTKKGRVYNFDDVQCMISFVKESNVKKEEVAAYFLPDYSSNKLLPADKMFYLKSEELKSPMRGNIAAFEKTEDLEKTKAELGGTALSWEDLWK
- a CDS encoding nitrous oxide reductase family maturation protein NosD gives rise to the protein MGRSVWKIFSALICLFMVGGMSHATTIRVGKNHSVTSIKQGIALAKKGDTVLVQSGTYKEGNIIIDKAISLIGEGMPTLDGDKKHEPISVKSPFVNIQGFRIKGSGHSSINDVAGIKIYNTHHVNIINNVLDDNFFGVYSQNSKHLEIRGNKIQAYGTAEQLIGNGIHGWKSDSLLIENNEILGHRDGIYLEFVTHTHVNKNRSEGNLRYGLHFMFSHDNSYIENIFRANGAGVAVMYTKNVHMENNKFEENWGDSAYGLLLKDISDSKIINNTFDRNTAGIFMEGSNRIQIENNLFQGNGWSVKIQASCMDNDFKNNNFLQNTFDVATNGTLTLNNFENNYWDKYEGYDLDKDGIGDIPFRPVSLFSMLVERYPSAMLLFRSFMVTLFDRTEKLLPSLTPEGLKDEKPRMKSV
- a CDS encoding ABC transporter ATP-binding protein — its product is MIEIQHIFKDFGKFKVLKDINLTLNGGECVALIGPNGSGKTTLIKSVLGMVVPSAGIIKFDGENIQNKYSYRKEIGYMPQIGQYPENMSIGQVLDMMKDIRKMPEDQLDLDLYHAFNLPALLDKRMGTLSGGTRQKVSACLAFLFNPKALILDEPTAGLDPLSSEILKSKIQKVMNENKLIIISSHVLSDLDDLVSQIIYLQEGKLMFHKSLQQLKIDTGTDKLSKAIAQVMSVPNQTK